The Palaeococcus ferrophilus DSM 13482 nucleotide sequence CTGAACTACCTTATAGATTGGTCTCTTGTACCTAGAGTATAATACTACTGTTTTTCCGCAACTACAAGTTGCACTACATGTCTTTGATTCGCAGTCTGTGACCCCAATGGTAAAGCCCACTGCAGCCTCGATCTCAGAGAGTGGAACTTTAATCTGTCCCCAAGCAGCTGTTGGGCTACATTTGGTAACTGTCCTTTCAAATGTACATGACTCTGCGTAGCAGTAGAGGGTACCCTCTTCTTCCCAAGCTCCACGATCAACTCGGTACAGATAGGAATACTCAACCCTCCACTCTTCAAAAGGCCCTGGAAGTATATCGCCCTCATTCGGCTTTACTGGATTAACCTTGCTTTCTGCTGACACGTTTATCGGCACTTGGAATGCCGCTAAAAAAAAAACAATACTACCATCAAAATAGAAAATCCTCTTTTCATTCCACTCCCCCCAATAAACATTCAGTTGTTGATATGCATTTATAATATATAAGTTTTTCTATTTTGCAATATTATGTTGGAATATTATGGGAAAACCTCCAAGCAAAAGATGTTATTGTAAAGGGGTAATTAACACAGAGCATTATGGCAGAACCTCCTCTATCCTGAGCCCCTCGCGGCTTATGCGCGTTATCATCGGCGTTCCACCGGCTATGGTTATGGCCGTTGCCACCTCGCTCTGCTTCTCCGGAGCGAGGGCGTACATGCACCCACCGCCGCCGGCGCCGGTTATCTTGGCCCCGAGGGCCCCCGCAGTTTTGGCGGCGTATACAAGTTCACTTAACTTTTTGGTGGAGACACCGAGAGCATCAAGGAGGCCGTGGTTGATGTTCATCAGCCTGCCGAGGAGCGGGAACTTGACACCGCGGTCGTAGTCCGAGACTATTATCTCCCTCGCCTTCTCAACCACTCTCCCCATTGACTCAAGGATTGGCTCTATCACATCGGGCATCTCCTCGTAGTTTCGTCTCACCATTGCCACCAGTTCCTTGGTGGAGCCGCTCGAACCGGTGTAGCCGACCACAATCGGGAGCTCCATGAAGGGAAGGTGGTCGAACTTCCCTTTCTGGTAGTGGATAAAGCCGCCGATGGCAGAAACGGTTGGATCAATCCCGCTTGATGCGCCCTGGACGAGGAGTTCAACCCTGTGACCGAGCTTTCCCACCTCCTCATTGCTCAGCTCGAGGCCGAGGAGCCTAGAGACAGCCCCGATGGTTGCAACGGCAACGGCGGCTGAGCTTCCGAGGCCAGCTCCTACCGGAATCTGCGAGGTTATCGAAACCGTAACCCCCGCGTTCCTGTCCGCTTCTTCCATCACGAGGTTTATGGCCTCCCTGACGTAGCTCAGCACCTCCGCGGCCTTGCCGTAGTCGCTCTCGAAGTAGATGCTGTCCTCGGAGAAAGACACTATCAGCCCGGGAGTCCTTATGTCGTGTGCCTCTATCTTTATCCTGCCCGAGTCGTTGAACTCCGCTCTAACGTACGTCCTGAGGTCTATGGCGGCAGCTATCGCCGGTTTTCCATAAACAACGCTGTGCTCCCCAAAGAGGATAATTTTAGCCGGTGCCGAAGCGAGAACCTTCTTAACGCTCATCTCTGACCCTCCAGACCTTCATACACATACTTTTGTAATACACAGGGCTCAATCTCCATCGTCTCCAACTCCTCTATCGCATGGGAGCCAGAGAAAACCATGAATATGACCCTACCCTTCCAAGTTCGGAGTTTTTAGCTACCTTCTGCCGAGATTCACGATAGGAAATACGGAAAGGGACTTATCACACTTTCGCTAGCTCCTGAAGACTACGCTCGCGTACCCGACAACCGCATCGGTGCTTCTGCTCACCTCGAAGCTCGTCGTGTAGTGGAGAAGCTCCGCCTCAACCGCTCCCGCAAGACGGGAGTACACTATGGCCGTTCCAACACCACCGGGCCCGCACATGGTGTGGTTCATCTCCCTCAGCTCCCTGAACATCTCCCTGAGGTCAAGGTTTAGGATTGCCCTTATGACCCTGAAGTCCCACTCCTTTATCCTGTGGGGCAGTTCATCGGCCCTAACGCGGAAGGGAACGTAGCCGTAGGCCGGGCCGTAGTGCATAAAATCAGTGCTCGCTATGACCACGATGTCCCTGCCGAGCTCTTCGCTGGCCTTGAAAATCGCCCTCCCGAGGTCTTGGGAAACTTCCTCGTCCTGAATCCCGAGGGTTATCGGCACGATTTTGACTTCCTTTCCTGACTTCTCGGCGAGGTATTGGATAAATGGAACCTGAACCTCGATGGAGTGCTCGTATTTATGTGCCAGATCGTCGAGGTCGGCCAGCTCCGAGAGCCTCGCTATGGCCTTCGCGAGCTCCCCGTCCACCTCAACTCCGCCGAGGGGAGTGAGCCACTCCCCGGAGGGATACACCGCTATCGGGGAGCCAAGGCCCGTGTGGTTAGGCCCGAGGATTACGAAGGTTTCGGGAAGCCCGTCCTCAAAAATGGCCTTGTAA carries:
- a CDS encoding mevalonate kinase → MSVKKVLASAPAKIILFGEHSVVYGKPAIAAAIDLRTYVRAEFNDSGRIKIEAHDIRTPGLIVSFSEDSIYFESDYGKAAEVLSYVREAINLVMEEADRNAGVTVSITSQIPVGAGLGSSAAVAVATIGAVSRLLGLELSNEEVGKLGHRVELLVQGASSGIDPTVSAIGGFIHYQKGKFDHLPFMELPIVVGYTGSSGSTKELVAMVRRNYEEMPDVIEPILESMGRVVEKAREIIVSDYDRGVKFPLLGRLMNINHGLLDALGVSTKKLSELVYAAKTAGALGAKITGAGGGGCMYALAPEKQSEVATAITIAGGTPMITRISREGLRIEEVLP
- a CDS encoding MEMO1 family protein; the encoded protein is MVRYPVVSGSFYPAGGELTLMLEKFFKDLGEEGSERNITAGVAPHAGYVFSGYTASRTYKAIFEDGLPETFVILGPNHTGLGSPIAVYPSGEWLTPLGGVEVDGELAKAIARLSELADLDDLAHKYEHSIEVQVPFIQYLAEKSGKEVKIVPITLGIQDEEVSQDLGRAIFKASEELGRDIVVIASTDFMHYGPAYGYVPFRVRADELPHRIKEWDFRVIRAILNLDLREMFRELREMNHTMCGPGGVGTAIVYSRLAGAVEAELLHYTTSFEVSRSTDAVVGYASVVFRS